One Halobaculum marinum genomic window carries:
- a CDS encoding DNA double-strand break repair nuclease NurA, whose amino-acid sequence MVFDKAEVAAALDDNVDVIRSYLEDDDDLVERYQDAFRRLPEMGDASELRFDLSSSSYPGALPTDRFDSADSLVIHHEVSDAWDSHEAVNDWARDLLMDVPMLAVDGSEIPPTTQFNVPLAYVQAAWCLNHHSPEGKLERGREGRLLGPMDVTRSGGDNGGDEYRFVDSSLVGLERYDHEASLLVERIEDLAGEYERGELKRRPVVLYDGPLVASFANPKRPAVRDRYLSAISRLLAASQHHRIPVVGYVAGTNAVELSKMTRLLLQDELGADRTIPDARVLAGMMSPWGDSTVPFLCRRDGSVDALTVSYCGVQYDFGHEIHFSYLKVPPGEGLDRLEFPGWMLETDGPSGYADLYEYTLDVVRAESGVGRGYPEVLQQADTDAVLDQRDRQQFLRLLQKWAETNDIPLEWDAKALSKELRRR is encoded by the coding sequence ATGGTGTTCGACAAAGCCGAAGTCGCGGCGGCGCTTGACGACAACGTCGACGTCATCCGATCGTATTTGGAGGATGATGACGACCTCGTCGAACGCTATCAAGACGCCTTTCGCCGACTTCCGGAGATGGGTGACGCGAGTGAGCTCCGCTTCGATCTGTCGTCTTCGTCGTACCCGGGGGCCCTCCCGACAGACAGATTCGACAGTGCAGACTCACTTGTGATTCACCACGAGGTATCGGACGCCTGGGACAGCCACGAGGCGGTCAACGACTGGGCACGGGACCTCCTGATGGACGTCCCGATGCTGGCAGTCGACGGATCTGAGATCCCCCCGACGACCCAGTTCAATGTTCCACTCGCGTACGTGCAGGCTGCGTGGTGTCTCAACCACCACTCCCCCGAGGGAAAACTCGAACGCGGGAGAGAGGGGCGACTCCTCGGCCCGATGGACGTGACCCGTTCCGGAGGCGACAACGGCGGCGACGAGTACCGATTCGTCGACAGTTCGCTTGTCGGCCTCGAACGGTACGACCACGAAGCATCCCTCCTTGTCGAACGGATTGAAGACCTGGCAGGGGAGTACGAGCGTGGGGAACTAAAACGTCGTCCAGTCGTCCTTTACGACGGCCCGCTCGTGGCGTCATTCGCAAACCCGAAACGACCGGCAGTCCGAGATCGATACCTCTCGGCCATCAGTCGACTCCTCGCCGCGAGCCAGCATCACCGGATACCAGTCGTCGGGTACGTCGCAGGCACAAACGCCGTCGAACTGTCGAAGATGACCCGGCTCCTGCTTCAGGATGAACTGGGTGCAGATCGTACCATCCCCGATGCCCGTGTGCTGGCTGGGATGATGAGCCCTTGGGGAGACTCGACAGTGCCGTTCCTCTGTCGACGTGATGGGAGTGTCGATGCCCTCACCGTATCGTACTGCGGGGTGCAGTACGATTTCGGCCACGAGATTCACTTCTCGTATCTCAAAGTCCCACCGGGCGAGGGGCTCGACCGGCTGGAGTTCCCCGGATGGATGCTGGAGACGGACGGGCCGTCCGGATACGCGGACCTGTACGAATACACGCTGGACGTCGTCCGTGCCGAATCAGGCGTCGGACGGGGGTATCCAGAAGTACTCCAGCAGGCGGACACCGACGCTGTACTCGATCAACGTGACCGACAGCAGTTCCTTCGCCTACTACAGAAGTGGGCCGAGACGAACGACATCCCGCTGGAGTGGGACGCGAAGGCACTGAGCAAGGAACTCCGACGACGATGA
- a CDS encoding phosphoenolpyruvate hydrolase family protein, with amino-acid sequence MKYTREESLSRLRATVEEGDPIIGAGAGTGISAKFAERGGVDLLIIYNSGRYRMNGRGSLAGLLPYGDANEIVCEMGHEVIPVVEDTPVLAGVNGTDPFRQMDVFIADLKRRGFSGVQNFPTVGLIDEDSGFRQNLEETGMGYDKEVDMIREAANQDMLTCPYVFSEAQARDMAEAGADVIVSHMGLTTSGDIGAETSLDLETAAQRVQAHHDAAKEVNDDVLVICHGGPIAWPDDAAYVLEHTEGVVGFFGASSIERLPTEEAIENQAREFKEIDVQ; translated from the coding sequence ATGAAGTACACACGTGAGGAGTCGCTTTCGCGCCTTCGAGCAACCGTCGAAGAGGGAGACCCGATAATTGGTGCCGGTGCGGGAACCGGTATCTCCGCGAAATTCGCCGAACGCGGCGGTGTCGACCTCCTCATCATCTACAATTCGGGTCGCTACCGGATGAACGGGCGCGGGTCACTCGCCGGATTGCTTCCGTACGGCGACGCAAACGAGATCGTCTGTGAGATGGGCCACGAGGTCATTCCAGTCGTCGAGGATACGCCGGTACTCGCAGGCGTCAACGGGACCGATCCGTTCCGGCAGATGGACGTGTTTATTGCGGACCTGAAGCGGCGCGGGTTCTCCGGAGTGCAGAACTTCCCGACGGTCGGCCTCATCGACGAGGACAGCGGATTCCGGCAGAACCTCGAAGAGACCGGGATGGGCTACGATAAGGAGGTCGACATGATTCGAGAGGCAGCCAACCAGGACATGCTGACCTGTCCGTACGTGTTCAGTGAGGCGCAGGCTCGTGACATGGCCGAGGCGGGCGCTGACGTCATCGTTTCGCATATGGGACTGACGACCTCCGGCGACATCGGGGCAGAGACCTCTCTCGATTTAGAGACCGCAGCCCAGCGGGTACAAGCCCACCATGATGCCGCGAAGGAGGTAAACGACGATGTCCTTGTCATCTGTCACGGTGGTCCCATTGCGTGGCCCGATGACGCGGCGTACGTCCTCGAACACACCGAGGGCGTGGTTGGCTTCTTCGGTGCCTCCAGCATCGAGCGCTTGCCCACAGAGGAGGCCATCGAGAACCAGGCTCGCGAGTTCAAGGAGATCGACGTTCAATGA
- a CDS encoding ATP-binding protein translates to MSTPHTSSTSSGSDGGLIGTVAGPGDGPNEFFIVTPDEQAVKTGEFITYSVTVEGTPRDVIARVTNREQARGLPETFMADPHVAPEAVAGTLGVPTEDIDLYRLEAIVIGFYDTDMQTFSNPRQLPRSGTKLRTAPDAMLETVLPNLGIGAEDARNESGEVDMGSVDVATRDGLAHMGWLLNREAGAVDVHVPIDEFAATHLAILASTGSGKSYTAGVLMEEMMKPDVRASLLVFDPHGEYGSLSEMRGGGRFAGEDGYRPEVEYFNPENLRIRISELSVGDVMAILDNPSDRMQERLAGGWRAMQQRESRTWGVDELLDEMRNQYGPDDASVGALEWRLRRSIQRNELFTTDVNVPLDDLVAPGRCTVLQMDTLSRRDQQMIATVLLRRLYQARLAAVRGRGDDPDFNGDIIDFPLFSLFEEGHRFAPATGAAPSLGIMRTITSEGRKFGFGLGIISQRPSKIDQDVLSQCGTQVTMKIQNPTDQKAIESSVEAAGEDVLRELPGLTPGQAVVSGDAMNTPALIHVRQRHTQHGADSIPATERWRAANEQRREHPTRSEDADMGGGDSTGEVDLLGDG, encoded by the coding sequence ATGAGTACACCACACACCTCGTCCACGTCGTCCGGGAGCGATGGAGGCCTTATCGGTACCGTAGCTGGCCCGGGGGATGGCCCGAACGAGTTCTTCATCGTCACCCCGGATGAGCAGGCGGTGAAGACCGGCGAGTTCATCACATACTCGGTGACTGTCGAAGGGACACCTCGGGATGTCATCGCTCGCGTGACCAATCGGGAGCAGGCAAGAGGGCTGCCAGAGACGTTCATGGCAGATCCGCATGTTGCGCCAGAGGCAGTCGCTGGAACGCTTGGAGTCCCAACGGAGGATATCGATCTCTATCGCCTTGAGGCGATAGTCATCGGTTTCTACGACACTGACATGCAGACGTTCTCCAATCCGCGCCAACTCCCACGGTCGGGAACGAAACTTCGCACCGCCCCGGATGCGATGTTGGAAACTGTCCTCCCGAACCTCGGGATCGGTGCTGAAGACGCTCGTAACGAGAGTGGCGAGGTAGACATGGGTTCGGTCGACGTCGCCACGCGAGACGGACTCGCTCACATGGGGTGGTTACTCAATCGCGAGGCGGGTGCGGTAGACGTCCACGTCCCCATCGACGAATTCGCTGCGACACACCTGGCAATCCTCGCATCCACTGGCTCTGGGAAGTCGTACACTGCCGGTGTCCTGATGGAGGAGATGATGAAGCCAGACGTTCGAGCGTCACTGCTGGTGTTCGATCCACACGGGGAGTACGGGAGTTTATCGGAGATGCGAGGAGGTGGGAGGTTCGCTGGCGAAGATGGGTACCGACCTGAGGTTGAGTACTTCAACCCCGAAAACCTCCGCATCCGGATTTCGGAACTGAGTGTTGGAGACGTTATGGCCATCCTCGACAACCCCAGCGACCGGATGCAGGAACGACTCGCTGGAGGGTGGCGAGCGATGCAGCAGCGAGAATCTCGGACATGGGGCGTCGACGAACTGCTGGATGAGATGCGGAATCAGTACGGTCCCGATGATGCGAGTGTCGGAGCACTGGAGTGGCGTCTTCGACGCTCTATCCAGCGGAACGAGCTGTTCACGACGGACGTCAATGTCCCGCTCGATGACTTGGTTGCCCCAGGCCGATGTACTGTCCTCCAGATGGACACGCTGAGTCGCCGCGACCAACAGATGATTGCGACGGTGCTCCTCCGTCGATTGTATCAGGCACGACTGGCCGCCGTTCGTGGACGTGGTGATGACCCGGACTTCAACGGCGACATCATCGACTTCCCGCTGTTCTCGCTGTTCGAGGAGGGCCACAGATTCGCGCCAGCGACCGGTGCCGCCCCCTCGTTGGGTATCATGCGGACGATCACCTCTGAGGGTCGGAAGTTCGGATTTGGACTCGGCATCATCAGCCAGCGCCCGTCGAAGATCGACCAAGACGTCCTCTCACAGTGTGGGACACAGGTCACGATGAAGATACAGAACCCGACGGATCAGAAGGCGATCGAGAGTAGTGTTGAGGCCGCTGGTGAAGATGTGCTTCGTGAACTACCGGGACTCACTCCGGGGCAAGCAGTGGTATCTGGAGACGCGATGAATACGCCTGCCCTGATTCATGTCCGACAGCGACACACTCAGCACGGCGCGGACAGCATCCCAGCAACAGAGAGGTGGCGAGCCGCGAACGAGCAGCGACGAGAGCATCCAACACGTTCCGAAGATGCGGACATGGGTGGGGGTGATTCGACTGGTGAAGTTGACCTATTGGGAGACGGGTGA
- a CDS encoding metallophosphoesterase family protein has product MNLGHLADIHLGHRQYGLNQREDDMTSTFKTTLQLIMRDDPDAILLPGDLFHSRDLRPKVLEAAEKGLSVVPDDVPVLVSRGNHDENLTPRDVTWLNYLHRRGHIVLLEADLESGPEAATFEPHDPNEPGEDAGFYDIETDSGTVRVFGLQWRGARTDTALEKVAKGIGETAEEHGHPDYTVLLSHFGIEDEVPALGGNVTHAELRDVREVVDYLALGHIHKRYDASGWIYNPGSPEAHSTSEARDDWDHGYYSVNLTQVDDDYDGPGRLAHDVEHNHSRRRPFYTIEFDVTPYESAGELETAFRDHLEDEQGALQRYTDREEFLWGSDRREPMIDLRFEGTLQFDRGSFRVDELADRAETVYHALYVQTNTSRVTTAEIQELLAELADDEVFVDGRLQTAALEQRVFVTIATESEYSDHADEVATLLGDAHRMAQSGESTDDIVDVVSGSRRELFPGATMDVSLDVAEDPFTEGEHTDESTAEQQSAAASGGDAE; this is encoded by the coding sequence ATGAATCTCGGACACCTTGCCGACATCCATCTCGGCCACCGTCAGTACGGACTGAATCAGCGCGAAGACGACATGACGAGCACCTTCAAGACAACGTTACAACTCATCATGCGGGACGACCCGGACGCCATCCTTCTGCCGGGGGATCTGTTCCACTCGCGGGACCTCCGTCCAAAGGTGCTGGAAGCGGCAGAAAAGGGTCTCAGTGTCGTCCCTGACGACGTCCCTGTCCTCGTCTCACGCGGGAACCACGACGAGAACTTGACGCCACGCGACGTTACGTGGCTGAACTACCTCCACCGCCGCGGGCATATCGTTCTCCTCGAAGCTGACTTAGAGAGCGGCCCGGAAGCAGCCACTTTCGAACCGCACGACCCAAACGAACCCGGTGAGGACGCCGGGTTCTACGACATCGAGACGGATTCCGGCACGGTCCGCGTGTTTGGATTGCAGTGGCGGGGTGCACGAACAGACACCGCGCTGGAGAAGGTCGCAAAGGGCATCGGAGAGACGGCAGAAGAGCACGGCCACCCCGACTACACGGTTCTTCTGTCACACTTCGGGATCGAAGACGAGGTACCAGCACTCGGTGGAAACGTGACACACGCAGAACTCCGGGATGTGCGTGAAGTGGTCGACTACCTCGCGCTGGGCCACATACATAAACGATACGACGCGAGTGGATGGATCTACAACCCCGGTTCGCCAGAGGCACACTCCACGTCAGAGGCCCGAGACGACTGGGACCACGGCTACTACAGCGTGAATCTGACCCAGGTCGACGACGATTACGATGGCCCAGGGAGACTCGCACACGATGTCGAACATAACCATTCGCGACGCCGTCCGTTCTACACCATCGAGTTCGACGTGACTCCTTACGAATCGGCTGGTGAGCTCGAAACCGCGTTCCGCGACCACTTGGAGGACGAGCAGGGAGCTCTTCAGAGGTACACAGACCGCGAGGAGTTCCTGTGGGGGAGTGACCGTCGCGAGCCGATGATCGATCTCCGGTTCGAGGGAACGCTCCAGTTCGACCGAGGAAGCTTCCGAGTGGACGAGCTCGCTGACCGAGCAGAGACTGTTTACCACGCTCTATACGTACAAACGAACACCAGCCGGGTCACTACTGCTGAAATTCAAGAACTGCTGGCGGAACTCGCCGACGACGAGGTGTTCGTCGACGGGCGATTACAGACCGCAGCACTGGAGCAACGAGTGTTTGTGACGATCGCCACCGAGTCCGAGTATAGTGATCACGCCGACGAGGTGGCGACACTCCTCGGCGATGCCCATCGGATGGCACAGAGCGGGGAGAGCACAGACGACATCGTCGACGTCGTCTCTGGTAGTCGCCGGGAGCTATTCCCCGGCGCTACAATGGATGTCTCACTGGACGTGGCCGAGGATCCCTTCACCGAAGGTGAACATACCGATGAAAGTACGGCTGAACAACAGAGTGCTGCTGCCTCTGGAGGTGATGCAGAATGA
- a CDS encoding NifU family protein: MSAQGLERRTANYLSNNVPQIQQHGGHFEIEDVNEETGEVTVAIGGACSGCGIAPMTIKAIERRLPEELDEVSSVTVRRAGGPRAAVMPNKTEEMEGMDEYEDYSPPF, encoded by the coding sequence ATGAGCGCGCAAGGCCTCGAACGACGCACGGCGAACTACCTGAGCAACAACGTCCCGCAGATACAGCAACACGGCGGGCACTTCGAGATCGAAGATGTGAACGAGGAAACCGGTGAGGTCACTGTCGCCATCGGCGGCGCGTGCTCCGGATGTGGGATCGCCCCGATGACGATCAAGGCGATTGAGCGCCGACTCCCCGAGGAACTCGACGAGGTTTCCTCCGTGACAGTCCGTCGTGCGGGCGGGCCGCGGGCGGCGGTCATGCCGAATAAGACCGAAGAGATGGAGGGCATGGACGAGTACGAGGACTACTCGCCGCCGTTTTGA
- a CDS encoding metal-dependent transcriptional regulator translates to MSSAEQYLLALYICEYQDDPPIQTGTIAGRLDRTPASATEMMKDLATDGLVEYEPYAGATLTAEGRERAAELHETYVALSWFFRGVLDLDDYERQALEIAGTLNIAVAERLADSLLAAGDNGTER, encoded by the coding sequence GTGAGCAGCGCAGAGCAGTATCTCTTGGCGTTGTACATCTGTGAGTACCAGGACGATCCGCCGATCCAGACGGGAACGATAGCTGGTCGGTTAGACCGAACCCCCGCTTCGGCGACAGAGATGATGAAAGACCTCGCGACAGACGGGCTCGTGGAGTACGAACCCTACGCTGGCGCCACACTGACAGCTGAGGGTCGCGAACGTGCCGCGGAGTTGCACGAGACCTACGTCGCACTCTCGTGGTTCTTCCGTGGGGTGCTCGATCTCGACGACTACGAACGACAGGCGCTGGAGATCGCCGGGACGCTCAACATTGCAGTCGCCGAGCGACTCGCAGATTCACTCTTGGCCGCTGGAGACAACGGGACAGAGCGTTAG
- a CDS encoding sulfite exporter TauE/SafE family protein — MTLATLPAHVGPLPTGDVETVVFLVVGVLGGAHCLGMCGPLVTMYADRMDGGRENVLSLYEVRQHGLFNAGRTVSYAVIGAVFGALGSVVYGAASTVVAIGDTVRAVSGVVVGITILIVGARYVLGETGGHGLFGGGGGWFSAIYGRLTAHVDRLSNGPGIVGLGLVHGLLPCPILYPAFLYAFVQGSPAKGAVSLALLGLGTFPTLFLYGTVIGSVGTRHREHLHRALGAAFLVMGWMPIAHGLELVGITIPHVEIPVYLP, encoded by the coding sequence ATGACACTGGCAACGCTGCCGGCCCATGTGGGCCCGCTTCCGACGGGTGACGTCGAAACCGTCGTCTTCCTCGTCGTGGGTGTGCTCGGCGGCGCGCATTGTCTTGGGATGTGCGGACCGCTGGTGACGATGTATGCCGACCGGATGGATGGTGGGCGGGAGAACGTGCTCTCACTGTATGAGGTCCGCCAGCACGGCCTCTTCAACGCCGGGCGAACGGTAAGCTACGCCGTCATCGGCGCGGTATTCGGAGCACTCGGGTCGGTCGTCTACGGGGCAGCGTCGACGGTCGTGGCTATCGGCGACACCGTCCGCGCGGTATCGGGGGTCGTCGTCGGCATCACGATCCTCATCGTCGGCGCCAGGTACGTTCTTGGGGAGACCGGCGGCCACGGACTGTTCGGTGGCGGTGGCGGCTGGTTCAGCGCGATCTATGGCCGGCTCACCGCCCACGTCGACCGACTGTCCAACGGTCCGGGGATCGTCGGGCTCGGCCTCGTACACGGGCTGTTGCCCTGTCCGATCCTCTACCCCGCCTTCCTCTACGCGTTCGTGCAAGGGTCTCCGGCGAAAGGCGCCGTTTCGCTCGCGCTGCTCGGCCTGGGGACGTTCCCGACGCTGTTTCTCTACGGCACCGTCATCGGGTCGGTCGGGACGCGCCACCGCGAGCACCTGCACCGCGCTCTCGGCGCCGCATTCCTCGTGATGGGCTGGATGCCGATCGCACATGGGCTCGAACTCGTCGGTATCACGATCCCCCACGTCGAGATACCGGTGTACCTGCCGTAG
- a CDS encoding ArsR/SmtB family transcription factor, whose protein sequence is MATNETGAVDGAFPEDPEDLLPEESVLTLDEYLDMHAAIGHRTRYEVLYRLVHSGPMSPKELEQALDVDDSTLHYHLNTLVDVGLIEKRQRTERDEDGLHTYYRATVFGEVTLTQGVDQLIRGERQFDAMYDSSVDQ, encoded by the coding sequence ATGGCCACGAACGAGACGGGAGCCGTCGACGGGGCGTTTCCGGAGGATCCAGAGGACCTCCTGCCCGAGGAGAGCGTCCTCACGCTCGACGAGTACCTCGACATGCACGCCGCGATCGGCCACCGGACCCGCTACGAGGTCCTCTACCGACTCGTTCACTCGGGACCGATGAGTCCGAAGGAACTGGAGCAGGCGTTGGACGTCGACGACAGCACCCTCCACTACCACCTCAACACCCTCGTCGACGTCGGCCTGATCGAGAAGCGACAGCGGACCGAGCGCGACGAAGACGGCCTCCACACGTACTACCGCGCGACCGTCTTCGGCGAGGTGACGCTCACCCAGGGCGTCGACCAACTGATCCGCGGCGAACGGCAGTTCGACGCGATGTACGACAGTTCGGTCGACCAGTAA
- a CDS encoding AAA family ATPase, with the protein MKILGVTLENIKSYEDRTEVPLQEGVTAILGENGSGKSTIQEAIGFALFDSLPFNNSEFVREGASSGTVEVTLELDEREDGQQYRVTRSAGYSKYGVARYDSQNYEWVDQDIDSKKSLVQWLCSKFDLEDGDELSKLWESCVGVPQTRFLSDFAQTARNRQKTFDELLGIDAYEDSWNVLKGVPDEIGAERQRVREDIRELTGEVQSLPKEREDKKKLEEEVERIAGEIESARSELSEVEDRYGELDEIRKRIEELETEIQQKEQAIEAKEDSLGDAKKELEAARQAVDKCEAAREGYEEYTEAKERQDDLEEEVAELNELREVQQELDGERGRLQTRKETLQEQVEKYEQAKEKIEEHREDKERYEELDDRISDLEADRETVERLRGEIDSIDADAREDLAELRRTVQTIEEIEREAAEVADAGDIRDRISDVKGELASLKSEASDLRERLDRLRDADADAPCPTCGKPLEGEHRTETIEEREERLEGVQSERQDLEEELSEVQDKLEEAERVEKRVAQLDMHRNRAEKLREVLGDLAEERDETRDKIASLSEGIEKIPDLKDERDSLEEAKDAFQTAKVQAEEYADAPDDLVDVEESIGSVDAEMAQLDEEIAAFGDVEDELEGVKATLRENEDDYQQFERNRQTADKLEAREETVAEIEQESADLRDEHEQLNEDLENVKESFDEDEFESLSEEIEELRGRINTLNGMMGAKEDELEGVAAEVEELEEKLAEREEKVDTLRELAADQQFATWVRDNVRAAGPKMRNVITDRIGTRADTIFRSIRGRKAEQLEWTSDYDIVVVDADVRKSFSTLSGGEKMAAALAVRLAILEQISGLGIAFLDEPTANLDEDKKANLVGQLNRLDAFDQLTVISHDSTFDSMTDYSITIEKPDQTSEVMSD; encoded by the coding sequence ATGAAGATACTCGGTGTTACCCTGGAGAACATCAAGTCGTACGAGGACAGAACAGAGGTGCCGCTACAGGAGGGCGTCACGGCAATCCTCGGGGAGAACGGCTCCGGTAAATCGACGATACAAGAGGCGATTGGGTTCGCCCTCTTCGACTCGCTTCCGTTCAACAACAGCGAGTTCGTCCGTGAGGGCGCCTCGTCCGGCACCGTCGAAGTCACCCTTGAGTTGGACGAGCGCGAAGACGGGCAGCAGTACCGCGTGACCCGGTCTGCGGGGTATTCGAAATACGGTGTCGCAAGATACGACAGTCAAAACTACGAGTGGGTCGACCAGGACATCGACTCGAAAAAATCACTCGTGCAGTGGCTCTGTTCGAAGTTCGACCTCGAGGACGGAGACGAACTGAGCAAACTCTGGGAGTCGTGCGTTGGTGTCCCGCAGACACGATTCCTCTCCGATTTCGCACAGACCGCCCGAAACCGACAGAAGACGTTCGACGAACTCCTCGGCATCGATGCCTACGAGGACTCTTGGAACGTTCTGAAAGGAGTTCCAGACGAGATCGGAGCGGAGCGTCAGCGTGTGCGAGAAGATATTCGCGAACTCACAGGCGAAGTACAGAGTCTCCCCAAGGAACGTGAGGACAAGAAGAAACTCGAGGAGGAAGTCGAACGGATTGCCGGTGAGATCGAATCGGCACGTTCTGAACTTTCCGAGGTCGAGGACCGATACGGAGAGCTGGACGAGATCCGCAAGCGCATCGAAGAGCTCGAAACAGAGATCCAGCAGAAGGAGCAGGCCATCGAGGCGAAAGAGGACTCGCTTGGAGACGCGAAGAAAGAACTTGAGGCTGCACGGCAAGCGGTCGACAAGTGTGAGGCCGCTCGTGAAGGATACGAAGAGTACACCGAAGCAAAAGAACGGCAGGACGACCTCGAAGAGGAAGTCGCAGAGCTGAACGAGTTACGCGAGGTGCAGCAGGAGTTGGACGGTGAACGTGGTCGTCTCCAGACGCGAAAAGAGACCCTCCAGGAGCAAGTAGAGAAGTACGAACAGGCCAAGGAGAAAATCGAGGAGCACCGGGAGGACAAAGAGCGATACGAAGAACTTGACGATCGGATCTCCGATCTCGAGGCCGACCGCGAGACCGTAGAACGACTTCGTGGCGAGATCGACTCAATCGATGCTGATGCCCGCGAAGACCTCGCTGAGCTCCGCCGAACAGTCCAAACGATAGAGGAAATCGAGCGCGAGGCAGCCGAGGTAGCGGATGCCGGCGATATTCGGGACCGCATTAGTGACGTGAAGGGCGAACTGGCGTCACTGAAATCAGAAGCGTCCGATCTCCGCGAACGGCTCGACCGTCTCCGAGACGCTGATGCAGATGCCCCGTGTCCGACCTGCGGGAAACCGCTGGAAGGTGAGCATCGGACGGAAACCATCGAAGAGCGGGAGGAGCGCCTCGAGGGGGTTCAATCCGAACGCCAAGACCTCGAAGAGGAACTTTCCGAAGTTCAAGACAAACTCGAGGAGGCCGAACGGGTCGAAAAACGGGTCGCACAGTTGGATATGCACAGGAACCGGGCAGAAAAACTCCGAGAGGTCCTCGGTGACCTGGCCGAAGAGCGCGATGAGACTCGTGATAAGATCGCCTCACTCTCCGAAGGGATTGAAAAGATACCCGACCTCAAGGACGAGCGAGACTCGCTAGAGGAAGCGAAAGATGCCTTCCAAACGGCGAAAGTCCAAGCAGAAGAGTACGCCGATGCCCCGGACGACCTCGTGGACGTCGAAGAGTCGATCGGATCGGTCGATGCCGAAATGGCGCAGCTGGACGAAGAAATAGCTGCGTTCGGCGATGTCGAAGACGAACTCGAGGGCGTGAAAGCGACGCTGAGGGAGAACGAAGACGATTACCAGCAGTTCGAACGAAACCGGCAGACAGCCGACAAACTGGAAGCACGAGAGGAGACGGTAGCGGAGATTGAACAAGAGTCCGCGGACCTTCGTGACGAACACGAGCAGTTGAACGAGGACCTTGAGAACGTAAAGGAATCGTTCGACGAGGACGAGTTCGAGTCCCTCTCCGAGGAGATAGAGGAACTCAGGGGACGAATTAACACCCTCAATGGCATGATGGGCGCGAAGGAAGACGAACTAGAGGGAGTCGCAGCCGAAGTCGAGGAGTTAGAGGAGAAACTAGCTGAGCGGGAAGAGAAAGTCGACACGCTGCGCGAACTCGCGGCGGACCAGCAGTTCGCGACGTGGGTACGCGACAACGTCCGTGCAGCCGGACCGAAGATGCGAAACGTGATTACAGACCGCATCGGAACGCGCGCTGACACCATCTTCCGGTCGATTCGGGGCCGGAAGGCCGAGCAACTGGAGTGGACGTCGGACTACGACATCGTCGTCGTCGACGCTGACGTTCGGAAGTCCTTCTCCACGCTCTCCGGCGGCGAGAAGATGGCTGCGGCTCTCGCAGTCCGACTGGCCATTCTGGAACAGATCTCCGGGCTCGGTATTGCGTTCCTCGATGAACCGACGGCGAACCTCGACGAGGACAAAAAGGCGAACCTCGTCGGACAACTCAACAGGTTGGACGCGTTCGATCAGTTAACCGTCATCAGCCACGACTCCACGTTCGACTCGATGACCGACTACAGCATCACCATCGAGAAACCCGACCAGACCTCGGAGGTGATGAGCGACTGA